In Deltaproteobacteria bacterium, a single genomic region encodes these proteins:
- the nadE gene encoding NAD(+) synthase yields the protein MKYKDFLASTDYTKLISKMCDFIKESSKESEVIVIGLSGGLNSTVDAYLSVEAVGKRNVFGLILQEKDSSIQNMRDATALAHVLDIDYRFIDITKALKEIGIYRLSPSTFLIPRKRQEKWVKRQWEEMGGEDVFLKDLASSAKEKDFWEAQAYYRAKVRLRTILLYFHANLRNGLVLGNTNKTEILTGLYVKYGDELADIAPLVNIYKTQTREIAKKLKIPKAILEKTPSPDLIPGIDDEFILGLSYEDVDEILYCLENNLSVDLPEEKVNRVRKIMDKASIRSLPKHVFPFNGEKYIIS from the coding sequence ATGAAATATAAAGATTTTCTCGCATCTACCGATTACACCAAGCTCATCTCCAAGATGTGCGATTTTATTAAAGAGTCCTCAAAGGAAAGTGAAGTGATTGTAATAGGGCTGAGTGGAGGATTGAATTCAACGGTAGATGCTTACCTATCGGTGGAGGCTGTGGGAAAGAGGAATGTATTCGGTCTCATCCTACAGGAGAAAGACTCCTCCATCCAGAATATGAGAGATGCTACTGCGCTTGCTCATGTTTTAGATATAGATTACAGATTTATAGATATAACAAAAGCCTTAAAAGAAATAGGTATTTACCGCCTGTCTCCTTCTACATTTCTGATTCCCAGAAAGAGGCAGGAAAAATGGGTAAAAAGACAATGGGAAGAAATGGGCGGCGAAGATGTTTTTCTAAAAGATCTTGCTTCAAGTGCAAAAGAGAAAGATTTCTGGGAAGCACAAGCCTATTATCGAGCAAAAGTCAGATTGAGGACAATCTTACTTTATTTTCATGCAAATCTGCGTAATGGTTTAGTTTTAGGAAATACAAACAAAACGGAAATACTCACTGGATTATATGTGAAATATGGAGATGAATTAGCAGACATAGCACCTCTTGTAAATATTTACAAAACGCAGACAAGAGAAATAGCCAAGAAACTAAAAATTCCCAAGGCTATCTTAGAGAAAACACCCTCGCCCGATCTTATACCTGGCATAGATGATGAGTTTATATTGGGATTATCTTATGAAGATGTAGATGAGATATTATACTGTTTAGAGAATAATCTGTCTGTGGATTTGCCTGAAGAAAAGGTAAACAGAGTAAGAAAAATTATGGACAAAGCTTCTATCAGAAGTTTACCCAAGCATGTATTTCCTTTTAATGGAGAAAAATACATTATCTCTTAA
- a CDS encoding AAA family ATPase, with product MRILIVGRPGVGKTTAVIKTINHISMPVRGFYTQEIREKKGRVGFLLKTLNGKQEVLAHVNSSSQFHVGKYGVNTKLWDKLIPLLMPQTNNEIIVIDEIGKMECLSQSFRTYILNIVKTENHLLATAPLKGTSFIEGIKHKFKILEINVKNRDIIPLQLKEMLKR from the coding sequence ATGAGAATTTTAATCGTTGGTCGTCCTGGTGTAGGAAAAACAACTGCAGTTATAAAAACAATAAACCATATCTCAATGCCTGTAAGAGGATTTTATACTCAGGAAATAAGAGAAAAAAAGGGTAGGGTAGGGTTCTTATTAAAAACATTAAACGGTAAACAAGAAGTGCTCGCTCATGTAAACTCATCCTCTCAATTTCATGTGGGGAAATATGGTGTAAATACGAAATTATGGGACAAGTTAATTCCTCTGCTCATGCCTCAAACTAATAATGAGATAATAGTTATTGATGAGATAGGAAAAATGGAATGTCTCTCCCAATCTTTTCGCACCTATATTCTCAATATAGTGAAAACAGAAAATCACTTGCTGGCTACCGCTCCCTTGAAAGGAACATCTTTTATTGAAGGCATTAAACATAAATTTAAAATCTTAGAGATAAATGTAAAGAATAGAGATATAATACCTCTTCAACTAAAAGAGATGCTTAAGAGATAA